One genomic region from Desulfurispira natronophila encodes:
- a CDS encoding HDOD domain-containing protein — translation MKRLTLDKLIDDINALPPIPSLVVHVLDLLNDSESDIRMISEQLACDPALTASILAVCNSGYYSVRQEISSIQQAITYLGRTTIKRILITTLVARYYQDLPRGYEAYPGQLWEHCMAVALFSELLGENNDMQDLDTLFTVGLLHDVGKLILNSYLHKEYQEVLRIMQEDPRPFSEVEEEFFGFTHGEAGAHLLTKWRMPAIFIDVARYHSNPHPDHPIEVHIVAASNILARSMGLGTDIYITSKTSDHPLLQEVDSKPGAIDDLIARFQPSFTRICDIYNSATR, via the coding sequence ATGAAAAGACTCACCCTGGATAAACTAATTGACGATATAAACGCCTTGCCACCAATTCCAAGTTTAGTGGTTCATGTGCTTGATCTACTCAATGACAGTGAGTCCGACATACGAATGATATCAGAGCAGCTGGCATGTGACCCTGCCCTCACTGCATCTATACTCGCCGTATGTAATTCTGGCTACTACTCGGTACGGCAAGAAATATCCAGTATTCAACAGGCTATAACCTACCTTGGTCGCACCACAATCAAGCGCATTCTTATAACAACTCTTGTTGCCCGCTACTATCAAGACCTGCCCAGAGGCTATGAGGCATATCCTGGCCAACTATGGGAGCACTGCATGGCTGTAGCCCTCTTTTCAGAACTCCTTGGTGAAAACAATGACATGCAGGACCTTGACACTCTTTTCACAGTTGGCCTCCTTCACGACGTAGGCAAACTTATACTTAACAGTTATTTACATAAAGAGTACCAGGAGGTTTTGCGGATCATGCAGGAGGATCCGCGACCGTTTAGTGAAGTGGAGGAAGAGTTTTTTGGCTTTACACATGGTGAAGCTGGTGCCCATCTTTTAACCAAGTGGCGCATGCCGGCAATATTTATTGATGTAGCTCGCTATCACAGCAATCCTCATCCCGATCATCCTATAGAGGTGCATATAGTAGCTGCATCAAATATACTTGCGCGTTCAATGGGCCTTGGTACTGATATCTACATAACCAGCAAAACCTCTGACCACCCTCTACTACAAGAAGTTGACAGTAAACCCGGCGCCATTGACGACTTAATAGCCCGTTTTCAGCCCTCCTTTACCCGTATTTGTGATATCTACAACAGTGCCACACGCTAA
- the thrC gene encoding threonine synthase, whose amino-acid sequence MSWKGLIYHYEDCLPVNQRTPRISLCEGNTPLIPCHNLVRALGNENLDIHLKFEGLNPTGSFKDRGMFLAVAKAAEEGAKAIICASTGNTSASAAAYAARAGIKAYVLIPDGKIAFGKLSQAVMHGAKVIQIDGNFDDALNLVRDISDKFPIALVNSVNPYRIEGQKTAAFEIIDALGDAPDYHVIPVGNAGNITAYWKGYKEYHQQGKATRLPKMLGFQAEGSAPIVRGAPVKEPETVATAIRIGNPASWKQAEAARDESGGLIDMVTDDEILQAYTLLARTEGVFCEPASAATIAGIIKLNNKGFFTDPCRLSCTLTGHGLKDPDTAMKQEIDLTKSTSSMSDVLRALGLNS is encoded by the coding sequence ATGAGCTGGAAGGGATTGATTTATCACTACGAAGATTGTCTGCCGGTAAATCAGCGGACACCACGTATAAGTCTCTGCGAAGGCAACACTCCTTTGATACCTTGTCACAATTTGGTGCGTGCTCTGGGCAATGAAAATCTTGATATTCACCTTAAGTTCGAAGGTCTTAACCCCACCGGATCGTTTAAGGATCGGGGAATGTTTCTTGCTGTAGCCAAAGCCGCTGAAGAAGGTGCAAAGGCTATTATATGTGCATCCACAGGGAACACTTCTGCCTCAGCAGCAGCCTATGCGGCTCGTGCCGGAATCAAGGCTTATGTGCTTATTCCAGATGGAAAAATTGCTTTTGGCAAGCTTTCACAGGCCGTTATGCACGGTGCGAAGGTTATTCAAATAGATGGAAATTTCGATGATGCCTTAAATCTGGTACGGGACATCTCCGACAAGTTCCCCATAGCCCTGGTGAACAGCGTTAACCCTTACCGTATAGAGGGACAGAAAACCGCAGCTTTTGAGATTATTGATGCCCTTGGCGACGCCCCAGATTACCACGTCATACCCGTTGGTAATGCTGGCAATATTACTGCCTACTGGAAAGGTTATAAGGAGTATCATCAGCAAGGCAAAGCAACTCGACTGCCCAAAATGCTAGGATTTCAGGCAGAAGGTTCAGCTCCTATCGTGCGCGGTGCTCCAGTCAAAGAACCTGAAACCGTAGCTACTGCTATTCGTATTGGTAATCCTGCCAGCTGGAAGCAGGCAGAAGCTGCACGGGATGAGTCCGGTGGCCTGATCGACATGGTAACTGATGATGAGATACTGCAGGCTTACACCTTGCTGGCAAGAACAGAAGGAGTCTTTTGTGAGCCTGCCAGTGCTGCGACCATTGCGGGGATTATCAAGCTTAACAATAAAGGTTTTTTCACAGATCCATGCCGCCTCAGTTGTACGTTAACCGGCCACGGATTAAAAGACCCAGACACAGCTATGAAGCAGGAAATTGACTTGACCAAATCCACATCCAGTATGAGTGATGTCCTGCGTGCACTGGGACTTAATTCATGA
- the hisB gene encoding imidazoleglycerol-phosphate dehydratase HisB — MTRNAHIERKTRETSINLQLDLDSTLDDATIETPIGFFTHMLEAFARHSGFSVSIRVAGDTHVDDHHSVEDTGICLGQCLSKAIADKNQIARFGSALIPMDDALVEVAVDFCGRSAFIINGYSITGKVGSFDAELVPEFFQALSQSAAMNLHINVRYGNNKHHIIEAIFKAFAHACRQALTRNREGILSTKGVL; from the coding sequence ATGACACGTAATGCTCATATTGAACGCAAAACTCGTGAAACCAGCATTAACCTTCAGCTCGATCTCGATAGTACTTTAGACGACGCTACCATAGAAACTCCTATTGGGTTCTTCACACATATGTTAGAAGCTTTTGCCCGTCACTCCGGTTTTAGCGTCAGTATCAGGGTTGCAGGTGACACCCATGTGGATGATCATCACAGCGTTGAAGATACTGGGATTTGCCTGGGGCAGTGCTTAAGTAAGGCGATAGCAGACAAAAATCAAATTGCCCGCTTTGGCAGCGCCCTTATTCCTATGGACGATGCCTTGGTGGAGGTAGCAGTAGACTTCTGTGGTCGCAGTGCCTTTATAATAAATGGATACAGTATTACGGGCAAAGTTGGCAGCTTTGATGCTGAGCTTGTGCCGGAATTCTTTCAGGCGCTCAGTCAATCTGCTGCCATGAATTTGCATATCAACGTTCGATATGGAAACAACAAACACCATATCATTGAAGCCATATTCAAGGCCTTTGCTCACGCATGTCGCCAAGCACTTACCCGCAACCGTGAAGGTATTCTCTCAACAAAGGGGGTGCTGTAA
- a CDS encoding SIMPL domain-containing protein (The SIMPL domain is named for its presence in mouse protein SIMPL (signalling molecule that associates with mouse pelle-like kinase). Bacterial member BP26, from Brucella, was shown to assemble into a channel-like structure, while YggE from E. coli has been associated with resistance to oxidative stress.) has protein sequence MTEKVEIENDKVRAIMRYSTQSSEPSAAADEVNEIMNWAQRQLRTFSELDVSHRAYHSTPVNLRSRDTDPGPVRWEVQQDIELKSQSILQVEQAVARLQEKLLVVSMDFFPSDEARKCQEQQLLGKALRSFSKKAKFVAHQMGAEGYGLGELHINTSTQMPREMGIMRATVQDGSVQPPAMEPGSTPMQVRVRGNILLKLPLTY, from the coding sequence GTGACTGAGAAAGTTGAAATTGAGAACGATAAGGTACGTGCCATTATGCGTTACAGCACTCAATCCTCTGAGCCTTCGGCTGCAGCTGACGAAGTTAACGAAATTATGAATTGGGCCCAACGCCAGCTAAGAACCTTTAGCGAGCTGGATGTCAGTCATCGCGCCTACCACAGCACGCCAGTGAATCTGCGCTCAAGGGACACTGATCCAGGGCCGGTCAGATGGGAGGTGCAGCAGGATATCGAGCTGAAAAGTCAATCCATTCTTCAAGTGGAACAGGCAGTAGCCCGCTTGCAAGAAAAACTTTTGGTTGTAAGTATGGATTTTTTCCCTTCAGATGAAGCCAGAAAATGCCAGGAGCAACAGTTACTAGGAAAGGCATTACGCAGCTTCAGTAAAAAAGCAAAGTTCGTGGCACATCAAATGGGAGCTGAAGGTTATGGCTTGGGAGAATTGCATATAAATACCTCGACACAGATGCCAAGGGAGATGGGAATTATGCGGGCCACAGTTCAAGACGGCAGTGTACAGCCCCCAGCCATGGAGCCTGGTTCAACTCCCATGCAGGTAAGGGTGCGGGGAAATATACTATTGAAGCTTCCGTTAACCTACTGA
- the surE gene encoding 5'/3'-nucleotidase SurE, with protein sequence MRILIANDDGIFSCGLQALVDVFSPNHEVYVVAPDTERSAIGHAITISTPLWAEEVDVPGATAAWKTTGTPADCVKLALRGLEIEPNLVLSGINRGANCGSNIIYSGTVSAATEGLLQGIPSFAISVDDFVKPNYDACKYYLSDLVQELLPKHTGQFLFNINVPSAPASIIKGARITRQAVSRYQDSFEKRYCPRQREYWWLKGEGLQYESAKDTDWVSLKDNYITISPIQFDLTHHESFHVLKKEFTNLPNQN encoded by the coding sequence ATGCGCATACTCATTGCCAATGACGACGGGATATTCAGCTGTGGGCTGCAAGCCTTGGTTGATGTTTTTAGTCCCAACCATGAAGTTTACGTAGTGGCGCCAGATACTGAGCGAAGCGCCATAGGCCATGCCATAACGATCTCTACCCCTCTTTGGGCTGAAGAAGTGGACGTGCCTGGCGCCACCGCTGCCTGGAAAACGACTGGTACACCCGCTGACTGTGTGAAACTGGCACTGCGGGGTCTGGAGATTGAGCCGAATCTGGTGCTAAGTGGAATCAATCGCGGAGCCAACTGTGGCAGTAATATCATCTACTCTGGTACCGTATCGGCTGCTACAGAAGGCCTGCTGCAAGGCATACCGTCCTTTGCTATCAGCGTTGACGATTTTGTAAAGCCGAATTATGATGCCTGTAAGTACTATCTCTCTGATCTAGTACAAGAGCTCCTCCCCAAGCACACTGGCCAGTTTCTCTTTAATATTAATGTGCCATCAGCGCCAGCCAGTATAATAAAAGGAGCTCGTATCACTCGCCAAGCCGTTTCACGCTATCAGGACTCGTTTGAAAAGCGTTATTGCCCCCGACAGCGAGAGTACTGGTGGCTTAAAGGAGAAGGTCTACAGTACGAGTCGGCCAAGGATACCGATTGGGTCAGCCTGAAAGATAACTATATAACCATTAGCCCTATTCAGTTTGACCTGACTCACCACGAAAGTTTTCATGTACTGAAAAAGGAATTCACAAACTTACCAAATCAAAACTGA
- the hisA gene encoding 1-(5-phosphoribosyl)-5-[(5-phosphoribosylamino)methylideneamino]imidazole-4-carboxamide isomerase, translating into MMVIPAIDLKDGQCVRLVQGDMEQVTVFGSNPAEIAKQWSRMGAAMLHIVDLNGAFARKLVNHEAISQIVTATNIPAELGGGIRDMQTLDSVMELGISHAILGTVAVSDPGFVRQACRAYPGRIRVGIDAQDGMVAVNGWAEITSVRAVELAKSLEDAGVEAIIYTDISRDGLLQGMNIEECASLARSISIPVIASGGLTSLDDIRRLKEHEDEGICGLIAGKAIYTGAVDLKEAIAIATS; encoded by the coding sequence ATGATGGTTATACCCGCAATAGATCTTAAAGACGGCCAGTGTGTGCGACTCGTGCAAGGTGATATGGAGCAGGTAACTGTATTTGGCAGTAATCCCGCTGAAATAGCCAAGCAATGGAGCCGTATGGGCGCAGCCATGCTACACATTGTTGATCTAAACGGTGCATTTGCTCGCAAACTCGTCAACCATGAGGCCATAAGCCAGATTGTTACCGCCACAAATATACCAGCAGAACTTGGTGGTGGTATACGCGATATGCAAACCCTCGACAGTGTTATGGAGCTGGGGATATCACACGCCATTTTGGGCACTGTAGCTGTGAGTGACCCTGGCTTTGTTCGCCAGGCTTGCCGTGCATATCCTGGACGAATACGGGTAGGAATTGATGCCCAAGATGGCATGGTAGCTGTCAATGGCTGGGCAGAAATAACCAGTGTTCGTGCTGTTGAACTTGCCAAGTCACTTGAAGATGCAGGGGTTGAGGCTATCATCTATACAGACATATCCCGTGATGGCCTTTTGCAGGGAATGAATATAGAGGAGTGCGCCAGTCTCGCCCGCAGTATCAGTATTCCCGTCATAGCCAGTGGTGGCCTCACTTCGCTTGATGACATTCGTCGTCTAAAAGAACACGAGGACGAAGGTATATGCGGCCTTATCGCAGGTAAAGCTATTTACACTGGAGCCGTAGACCTAAAAGAGGCTATTGCTATTGCCACTAGCTAG
- the hisH gene encoding imidazole glycerol phosphate synthase subunit HisH: MKVFSQQRGCCKMTSKVQIGILDYGIGNLRSVQKAFEVQGIEAHLHQEAAALQRCDKLILPGVGAFGDCMQSLENSGLRPLVEGWIADGRPLLGICVGFQMLLECSHEFGLHKGLGIVCGEVKPFRGSVCSQLKIPQMGWNTVRFLQPSILTEGLGEEEYFYFVHSFYCDVQSPGTVLGVTDYSLSYCTAMQKGCLYGTQFHPEKSSSAGLKILKNFALKG; encoded by the coding sequence GTGAAGGTATTCTCTCAACAAAGGGGGTGCTGTAAAATGACCTCAAAGGTTCAAATAGGTATACTTGATTACGGGATAGGCAATCTGCGCAGCGTACAGAAAGCCTTTGAGGTTCAAGGTATTGAAGCACACCTGCACCAGGAAGCAGCAGCACTTCAGCGTTGCGACAAACTTATTCTTCCTGGTGTAGGGGCTTTTGGCGATTGTATGCAGAGCCTTGAAAATTCAGGGCTTCGGCCTTTGGTTGAGGGCTGGATTGCCGATGGGAGGCCTTTGCTTGGTATTTGCGTCGGTTTTCAGATGTTATTGGAGTGCTCCCACGAGTTTGGCTTACATAAAGGTTTGGGTATTGTTTGTGGTGAAGTAAAACCATTCCGTGGATCGGTATGTTCTCAGCTAAAAATACCACAAATGGGCTGGAATACTGTTCGTTTCTTGCAGCCCAGTATATTGACGGAAGGGCTAGGTGAGGAAGAGTACTTTTATTTTGTCCACTCTTTTTATTGTGACGTCCAAAGTCCGGGAACTGTTCTGGGTGTTACCGATTATAGTCTCTCCTATTGCACGGCCATGCAAAAAGGTTGTTTATACGGCACACAATTCCACCCGGAGAAATCATCTTCAGCCGGACTGAAAATTCTTAAAAATTTTGCCTTGAAAGGATAG
- a CDS encoding UbiD family decarboxylase: protein MNIHQFVNFLRTTGQLWQTPPHITPNLSGPRLARRMLRQAEQGKALLIAPATGYMAKLLLGGFGHSTRLANALGVNDLNELEERVRCTLQTAPHHWNKAWSKLQSWEPIITDEQHPVYTSSANMDMIKLPSQRNHILDGGNFLTMGIVSIFDWQENRQHIGIYRIQIHNRQEATINFLPGSKGEQIVSRAQNTGNSLPIAIILGAPASYILAATTPVPHNISRLALAQWLSNNEDKLINYGPFTVPRSSQVVLLGHMPPGQTSVEAPFFNHTGAPTKPRLCPVFKFEECWSETNPLIQGVVTGKFPTETHVLGEAVEAILRPLAQHCCRSIANIYFIRAGIYHGATVIDLTPAGSIEHALDFLRQHRPWSASRLLVFTHNLSGCSNKSIFLHLLSRVRPRSINILNKQLIIDATGTYRSLLEDGSQKSLEAWQAMGVECKVPFEGMQNRLILGFSDSTVKPLELQAVHTAGPTLLLLQDRQLLNADLETMIWRAINQVSLSDDIYQSESLLIVDARNSTFP from the coding sequence ATGAATATCCATCAATTTGTTAATTTCTTGCGCACCACAGGCCAGTTATGGCAAACACCACCTCACATCACACCAAACCTTTCTGGTCCCCGGCTTGCCAGACGAATGTTACGACAGGCTGAACAGGGTAAAGCACTGCTTATTGCTCCAGCTACAGGCTACATGGCCAAGTTGCTACTTGGGGGCTTCGGGCACAGTACTCGTTTGGCGAATGCGCTCGGAGTAAATGATCTAAATGAACTGGAAGAACGGGTCAGGTGCACCTTGCAGACCGCACCTCATCACTGGAACAAAGCCTGGAGTAAACTTCAGTCATGGGAACCCATCATAACCGACGAGCAACATCCGGTGTATACTTCATCTGCGAATATGGACATGATAAAGTTGCCTTCACAAAGAAACCATATTCTTGATGGTGGAAATTTTTTAACTATGGGTATAGTCAGTATTTTTGACTGGCAGGAGAACCGACAACACATTGGTATTTACCGAATTCAAATACACAACCGCCAAGAAGCTACTATTAACTTTCTCCCTGGCAGCAAAGGAGAGCAGATAGTAAGCCGTGCTCAAAATACAGGAAACAGTTTGCCCATAGCCATCATTCTAGGAGCCCCTGCCTCATACATTCTCGCTGCAACAACACCAGTTCCACACAATATATCTCGTTTAGCCCTGGCGCAATGGCTCAGTAATAATGAAGACAAGTTGATAAACTATGGTCCTTTTACTGTTCCCCGTAGCTCCCAAGTTGTGCTTTTGGGGCATATGCCACCTGGACAAACTTCTGTTGAGGCCCCTTTTTTTAACCACACTGGAGCTCCCACCAAACCGCGACTGTGTCCCGTGTTTAAATTTGAAGAGTGTTGGAGCGAGACAAACCCTCTCATTCAAGGAGTAGTGACTGGTAAATTTCCTACAGAAACCCATGTCTTGGGCGAAGCGGTAGAAGCAATTCTACGGCCACTTGCTCAGCACTGCTGTCGCAGCATTGCAAATATATACTTTATACGCGCTGGCATTTATCATGGCGCGACTGTAATTGACCTCACCCCAGCCGGATCAATTGAGCATGCCCTGGATTTCCTTCGTCAGCACCGTCCATGGTCTGCATCTCGCCTGCTGGTTTTTACTCATAACCTCTCTGGATGTTCTAACAAATCCATATTTCTTCATTTGCTGAGCCGTGTTCGTCCCAGAAGCATTAATATATTAAATAAACAATTGATTATAGATGCTACTGGCACTTATCGAAGTTTGCTTGAGGATGGAAGCCAAAAGAGCCTTGAGGCTTGGCAAGCAATGGGTGTAGAATGCAAAGTGCCTTTTGAAGGGATGCAGAACCGATTAATACTCGGTTTCTCTGATAGCACAGTAAAACCTTTAGAGCTTCAGGCAGTCCATACCGCTGGGCCGACACTATTACTGCTCCAGGACAGGCAGCTGCTGAATGCAGATCTCGAAACTATGATTTGGCGTGCTATTAATCAGGTGAGTTTGTCAGATGATATTTATCAGTCTGAAAGTCTTCTTATTGTAGACGCCCGAAATAGTACTTTCCCATAA
- a CDS encoding cofactor-independent phosphoglycerate mutase: MKQVVLLGDGMSDHPLPQFDNRTPLQIANTPNMDRIAHMGIGGSTINAPEHLPVGSDICNLSVLGYRLDSGYTGRSPIEAAAMGVELSDNDVAFRCNLVTLTEDGSVMKDFSAGHIDSAEAADIIAFLKHQLDGPSFTFHAGVSYRHLLVWHDGIDTLQTTPPHDISDKKIAPHLPFGDGSQVLQELMNRSQEILKYAPVNQARRAQGKPEVSSIWLWGQGRRPSFQSFYDLYGKSGAIITAVDLMRGVAKCIGFKMIEVEGATGWIDTNYRGKAQACIDVLPEVDLVYLHVESPDEAGHAGRADYKIQAIEDFDAQVVGPVLEHLDSAYPEAYRIVTLPDHPTPIAVRTHTRDRVPFAMAGAGIKADSCTRYNETLLEDGSVHLNDSTHLMKMLLGQDLSC, from the coding sequence ATGAAACAGGTGGTGTTGTTGGGTGATGGTATGAGCGATCACCCCCTACCTCAGTTTGATAACCGTACACCTCTGCAAATAGCTAACACCCCCAATATGGATCGCATAGCCCACATGGGTATTGGTGGCAGCACGATTAATGCCCCTGAGCACCTTCCGGTTGGAAGTGACATATGCAATCTAAGTGTGCTTGGTTATCGACTGGATAGTGGATATACCGGAAGAAGCCCTATCGAAGCAGCCGCTATGGGGGTTGAGCTTAGTGACAATGATGTAGCCTTTCGCTGTAACCTCGTTACACTTACTGAAGATGGCAGTGTAATGAAGGACTTCAGCGCTGGTCACATTGACAGTGCTGAGGCAGCAGATATTATCGCATTCCTTAAACATCAACTCGATGGTCCCTCCTTTACCTTCCATGCTGGTGTAAGCTATCGTCATCTGTTAGTCTGGCATGATGGTATAGATACATTGCAGACTACTCCACCTCACGATATCTCTGACAAAAAGATAGCACCCCACTTGCCCTTTGGTGATGGTTCTCAAGTGTTGCAAGAACTGATGAATCGCTCTCAGGAAATTCTAAAATATGCCCCAGTTAACCAAGCACGACGCGCACAGGGTAAGCCGGAGGTCAGCAGCATATGGCTATGGGGACAAGGTAGACGTCCCAGCTTTCAGTCTTTCTACGATCTTTATGGTAAAAGTGGAGCTATAATCACCGCGGTTGATCTTATGCGCGGAGTAGCCAAATGCATAGGCTTCAAAATGATTGAAGTCGAAGGGGCCACGGGTTGGATAGATACTAATTACCGTGGAAAGGCTCAGGCATGCATAGATGTTCTGCCCGAAGTTGACTTGGTTTACTTACATGTAGAAAGCCCTGATGAAGCTGGACATGCCGGACGGGCTGATTACAAGATACAAGCCATTGAGGACTTTGATGCTCAGGTGGTAGGGCCTGTTTTGGAACACCTTGATAGCGCCTATCCTGAGGCCTACCGGATCGTTACCCTGCCTGATCACCCTACACCGATAGCTGTGCGAACCCATACCCGCGATAGGGTACCTTTTGCCATGGCTGGTGCAGGAATAAAAGCTGACAGCTGCACTCGGTATAATGAAACCCTCCTGGAAGATGGTTCAGTACATCTGAATGACAGCACCCACTTGATGAAAATGTTACTGGGACAAGATTTGTCCTGTTAG
- a CDS encoding homoserine dehydrogenase has protein sequence MKHINVGLLGYGVVGKGVADIIEHNHSLIAQRANVDIKVKRALVKDLDEVEVKPPHIDFTTDPYLLLDDEDIHIIVEVMGGYEPARTFSVEAMKRGKHVVSANKACIASHYRELLAAANENEVSYLFEGSVAGGIPIVRAMRESLTANNIQGVSAIINGTANYILTQMTEEKISFYEALAQAQKLGYAELDPTFDIEGIDAAHKIFILTLLSWGVELDFESIYTEGITNISPLDIELARELNNKIKLLAIAKELDGNIDIRVHPTMVGQDHPLYSVDGVFNAIFVEGDYLGPAMFYGQGAGRYPTGSAVVSDVIEIARDISCGIGAKRINPFGYKELRRAKIMPVEEIRSAFYMRFTVMDTAGVLRDISRILSEHNISIASAIQKERGQREDDTVPFVIITHEALGHDVLQSLRKIEKLDFCTEPPVMIRVEDR, from the coding sequence ATGAAACACATTAACGTGGGTTTGCTTGGCTACGGTGTCGTAGGCAAAGGGGTTGCTGACATTATTGAGCACAATCACAGCCTAATTGCCCAGAGAGCCAATGTAGATATAAAGGTAAAGCGTGCCCTGGTGAAAGACCTTGATGAAGTAGAGGTCAAACCCCCTCATATCGACTTTACTACTGACCCTTATTTGCTACTTGATGACGAAGATATTCACATTATTGTTGAAGTCATGGGCGGCTATGAGCCTGCTCGGACTTTTTCTGTTGAAGCGATGAAGCGTGGAAAACATGTTGTCAGCGCCAATAAAGCATGCATTGCCAGTCATTACCGTGAGCTACTTGCAGCTGCCAACGAAAATGAAGTCTCTTACCTTTTTGAGGGTTCGGTAGCAGGAGGCATACCCATTGTTCGTGCCATGCGGGAGAGCCTTACTGCCAACAATATCCAAGGTGTTTCCGCTATTATAAACGGGACGGCAAACTATATTCTTACACAAATGACAGAGGAAAAAATCTCTTTTTACGAGGCTCTCGCTCAGGCTCAAAAGCTGGGTTATGCTGAGCTTGATCCTACGTTTGACATAGAAGGGATAGATGCAGCCCATAAAATTTTCATTCTTACATTGCTTAGCTGGGGAGTAGAGCTTGATTTTGAATCAATTTACACTGAGGGTATAACCAATATATCACCCTTGGATATAGAGCTGGCTCGAGAGCTGAACAACAAGATTAAGCTTTTGGCTATAGCAAAAGAGCTCGATGGTAATATTGATATACGGGTCCACCCCACAATGGTAGGCCAGGATCATCCGCTTTATAGTGTAGACGGTGTTTTTAATGCCATATTTGTTGAGGGTGACTATCTGGGGCCAGCCATGTTCTATGGTCAGGGTGCAGGGCGCTATCCAACTGGCAGTGCGGTAGTCTCAGACGTTATTGAAATAGCACGAGATATTTCCTGTGGAATTGGCGCCAAACGAATTAATCCATTTGGATACAAGGAGCTACGCAGGGCTAAGATAATGCCCGTAGAGGAGATACGCTCCGCTTTCTATATGCGTTTTACCGTTATGGACACAGCTGGCGTGTTACGGGATATTTCCCGCATACTTTCGGAACATAATATATCCATTGCCTCGGCAATCCAAAAGGAAAGAGGCCAGAGGGAAGACGACACTGTCCCCTTTGTCATTATTACCCATGAAGCGCTGGGACACGATGTGCTGCAATCCCTGCGGAAAATAGAAAAACTGGATTTCTGCACCGAACCACCGGTGATGATCCGGGTGGAGGACCGATAA